The Primulina tabacum isolate GXHZ01 chromosome 16, ASM2559414v2, whole genome shotgun sequence genome window below encodes:
- the LOC142529987 gene encoding argininosuccinate synthase, chloroplastic-like isoform X4, with translation MQNLKKQRPPQTKPHRSSTPTPLHSTPLISVSASGSALNLIASEAAPSCSRYDIVHWPRKMTSVQEVGVKSTEYDEDAVVQAGSNFGLTCSKDAVRAVLASDKETEIASGMDGKTLPKKFNKVVLAYSGGLDTSVIVPWLRENYGCEVVCFTADVGQGIQELEGLEQKAKASGACQLVVKDLKEEFVRDFVFPCLRAGAIYERKYLLGTSMARPVIAKAMVDVAKEVGADAVSHGCTGKGNDQVRFELTFFALNPEVSVVAPWREWEIKGREDAIEYAVKHNVPVPVTKKSIYSRDRNLWHLSHEGDILEDPANEPMEDMYMMTVDPKEAPDQPEYVKIGIVEGLPISINEQKLAPASLLSELNDIGGKHGIGRVDMVENRLVGMKSRGVYETPGGTILFTAVRELESLTLDRETMQTKDFLALKYAELVYAGRWFDPLRESIDAFMKEITKTTSGSVTLKLYKGSVSVTGRESPNSLYRQDISSFESGEIYNQADAAGFIRLYGLPMRVHAMLDKNL, from the exons atgcaaaatttaaaaaaacaaaggCCACCACAAACCAAACCACACCGTTCCTCCACTCCCACTCCCCTCCACTCCACTCCACTGATCTCCGTCTCTG CTTCTGGTTCTGCGCTCAATTTGATCGCCAGCGAGGCCGCGCCGAGCTGCTCCCg GTACGATATTGTTCACTGGCCCAGAAAGATGACTTCGGTACAAGAG GTAGGGGTGAAATCGACTGAATATGATGAGGATGCAGTTGTCCAAGCTGGATCTAACTTTGGTCTCACGTGTAGTAAGGATG CTGTCCGAGCAGTTTTGGCTAGTGACAAAGAGACAGAGATTGCTAGTGGTATGGATGGAAAAACTTTGCCTAAAAAATTTAACAAAGTGGTCCTGGCATATAGCGGTGGTCTAGATACCTCTGTGATTGTGCCGTGGCTTAG GGAAAATTATGGCTGTGAAGTTGTTTGCTTCACTGCTGATGTTGGCCAA GGCATTCAAGAATTAGAAGGTCTGGAACAAAAGGCCAAGGCTAGTGGAGCGTGTCAACTAGTGGTGAAGGATTTGAAAGAGGAATTTGTGAGAGATTTTGTATTTCCTTGCTTGCGAGCTGGTGCTATctatgagagaaaatatttacTTGGGACTTCAATGGCACGACCTGTTATTGCTAAg GCCATGGTTGATGTGGCCAAAGAAGTTGGAGCCGATGCTGTTTCTCATGGATGTACAGGAAAAGGAAATGACCAG GTCCGGTTTGAGCTCACTTTCTTTGCTCTGAATCCTGAAGTCAGTGTTGTTGCTCCTTGGAGGGAATGGGAAATAAAGGGAAGAGAAGATGCAATCGAATATGCTGTAAAGCATAATGTACCTGTTCCGGTGACAAAGAAATCCATATACAGCAGAGATAGGAATCTGTGGCACCTGAGTCATGAG GGGGATATCTTAGAAGATCCAGCGAATGAGCCTATGGAGGACATGTACATGATGACTGTTGACCCGAAAGAGGCACCGGATCAACCTGA GTACGTGAAGATTGGTATAGTTGAGGGTCTCCCCATTTCAATAAATGAACAGAAACTCGCTCCTGCATCTCTTCTCTCAGAGCTGAATGACATTGGTGGTAAGCATGGGATTGGCCGTGTAGATATGGTTGAAAATCGTCTGGTGGGAATGAAGAGTCGTGGGGTCTATGAAACTCCCGGTGGGACAATACTCTTCACAGCTGTGAGAGAACTCGAGTCTCTGACACTTGATCGTGAAACCATGCAGACGAAGGATTTCCTGGCCTTGAAGTACGCCGAGTTAGTATATGCTGGCAGATGGTTTGATCCACTTCGTGAGTCCATCGATGCTTTCATGAAGGAAATCACAAAAACTACTAGTGGATCAGTGACTCTCAAACTTTATAAAGGATCTGTAAGTGTAACCGGTAGGGAAAGTCCAAACAGTCTCTACAGACAAGACATCTCCTCGTTCGAGAGTGGGGAAATCTACAATCAAGCCGATGCTGCTGGTTTCATACGTCTCTATGGATTGCCAATGAGGGTCCACGCTATGCTTGACAAGAACCTGTAA
- the LOC142529987 gene encoding argininosuccinate synthase, chloroplastic-like isoform X2, whose translation MQNLKKQRPPQTKPHRSSTPTPLHSTPLISVSASGSALNLIASEAAPSCSRYDIVHWPRKMTSVQEVGVKSTEYDEDAVVQAGSNFGLTCSKDGKSLIAPHCLIPSVRAVLASDKETEIASGMDGKTLPKKFNKVVLAYSGGLDTSVIVPWLRENYGCEVVCFTADVGQGIQELEGLEQKAKASGACQLVVKDLKEEFVRDFVFPCLRAGAIYERKYLLGTSMARPVIAKAMVDVAKEVGADAVSHGCTGKGNDQVRFELTFFALNPEVSVVAPWREWEIKGREDAIEYAVKHNVPVPVTKKSIYSRDRNLWHLSHEGDILEDPANEPMEDMYMMTVDPKEAPDQPEYVKIGIVEGLPISINEQKLAPASLLSELNDIGGKHGIGRVDMVENRLVGMKSRGVYETPGGTILFTAVRELESLTLDRETMQTKDFLALKYAELVYAGRWFDPLRESIDAFMKEITKTTSGSVTLKLYKGSVSVTGRESPNSLYRQDISSFESGEIYNQADAAGFIRLYGLPMRVHAMLDKNL comes from the exons atgcaaaatttaaaaaaacaaaggCCACCACAAACCAAACCACACCGTTCCTCCACTCCCACTCCCCTCCACTCCACTCCACTGATCTCCGTCTCTG CTTCTGGTTCTGCGCTCAATTTGATCGCCAGCGAGGCCGCGCCGAGCTGCTCCCg GTACGATATTGTTCACTGGCCCAGAAAGATGACTTCGGTACAAGAG GTAGGGGTGAAATCGACTGAATATGATGAGGATGCAGTTGTCCAAGCTGGATCTAACTTTGGTCTCACGTGTAGTAAGGATGGTAAAAGTCTCATTGCTCCACACTGCTTGATTCCAT CTGTCCGAGCAGTTTTGGCTAGTGACAAAGAGACAGAGATTGCTAGTGGTATGGATGGAAAAACTTTGCCTAAAAAATTTAACAAAGTGGTCCTGGCATATAGCGGTGGTCTAGATACCTCTGTGATTGTGCCGTGGCTTAG GGAAAATTATGGCTGTGAAGTTGTTTGCTTCACTGCTGATGTTGGCCAA GGCATTCAAGAATTAGAAGGTCTGGAACAAAAGGCCAAGGCTAGTGGAGCGTGTCAACTAGTGGTGAAGGATTTGAAAGAGGAATTTGTGAGAGATTTTGTATTTCCTTGCTTGCGAGCTGGTGCTATctatgagagaaaatatttacTTGGGACTTCAATGGCACGACCTGTTATTGCTAAg GCCATGGTTGATGTGGCCAAAGAAGTTGGAGCCGATGCTGTTTCTCATGGATGTACAGGAAAAGGAAATGACCAG GTCCGGTTTGAGCTCACTTTCTTTGCTCTGAATCCTGAAGTCAGTGTTGTTGCTCCTTGGAGGGAATGGGAAATAAAGGGAAGAGAAGATGCAATCGAATATGCTGTAAAGCATAATGTACCTGTTCCGGTGACAAAGAAATCCATATACAGCAGAGATAGGAATCTGTGGCACCTGAGTCATGAG GGGGATATCTTAGAAGATCCAGCGAATGAGCCTATGGAGGACATGTACATGATGACTGTTGACCCGAAAGAGGCACCGGATCAACCTGA GTACGTGAAGATTGGTATAGTTGAGGGTCTCCCCATTTCAATAAATGAACAGAAACTCGCTCCTGCATCTCTTCTCTCAGAGCTGAATGACATTGGTGGTAAGCATGGGATTGGCCGTGTAGATATGGTTGAAAATCGTCTGGTGGGAATGAAGAGTCGTGGGGTCTATGAAACTCCCGGTGGGACAATACTCTTCACAGCTGTGAGAGAACTCGAGTCTCTGACACTTGATCGTGAAACCATGCAGACGAAGGATTTCCTGGCCTTGAAGTACGCCGAGTTAGTATATGCTGGCAGATGGTTTGATCCACTTCGTGAGTCCATCGATGCTTTCATGAAGGAAATCACAAAAACTACTAGTGGATCAGTGACTCTCAAACTTTATAAAGGATCTGTAAGTGTAACCGGTAGGGAAAGTCCAAACAGTCTCTACAGACAAGACATCTCCTCGTTCGAGAGTGGGGAAATCTACAATCAAGCCGATGCTGCTGGTTTCATACGTCTCTATGGATTGCCAATGAGGGTCCACGCTATGCTTGACAAGAACCTGTAA
- the LOC142529987 gene encoding argininosuccinate synthase, chloroplastic-like isoform X7, translating into MTSVQEVGVKSTEYDEDAVVQAGSNFGLTCSKDAVRAVLASDKETEIASGMDGKTLPKKFNKVVLAYSGGLDTSVIVPWLRENYGCEVVCFTADVGQGIQELEGLEQKAKASGACQLVVKDLKEEFVRDFVFPCLRAGAIYERKYLLGTSMARPVIAKAMVDVAKEVGADAVSHGCTGKGNDQVRFELTFFALNPEVSVVAPWREWEIKGREDAIEYAVKHNVPVPVTKKSIYSRDRNLWHLSHEGDILEDPANEPMEDMYMMTVDPKEAPDQPEYVKIGIVEGLPISINEQKLAPASLLSELNDIGGKHGIGRVDMVENRLVGMKSRGVYETPGGTILFTAVRELESLTLDRETMQTKDFLALKYAELVYAGRWFDPLRESIDAFMKEITKTTSGSVTLKLYKGSVSVTGRESPNSLYRQDISSFESGEIYNQADAAGFIRLYGLPMRVHAMLDKNL; encoded by the exons ATGACTTCGGTACAAGAG GTAGGGGTGAAATCGACTGAATATGATGAGGATGCAGTTGTCCAAGCTGGATCTAACTTTGGTCTCACGTGTAGTAAGGATG CTGTCCGAGCAGTTTTGGCTAGTGACAAAGAGACAGAGATTGCTAGTGGTATGGATGGAAAAACTTTGCCTAAAAAATTTAACAAAGTGGTCCTGGCATATAGCGGTGGTCTAGATACCTCTGTGATTGTGCCGTGGCTTAG GGAAAATTATGGCTGTGAAGTTGTTTGCTTCACTGCTGATGTTGGCCAA GGCATTCAAGAATTAGAAGGTCTGGAACAAAAGGCCAAGGCTAGTGGAGCGTGTCAACTAGTGGTGAAGGATTTGAAAGAGGAATTTGTGAGAGATTTTGTATTTCCTTGCTTGCGAGCTGGTGCTATctatgagagaaaatatttacTTGGGACTTCAATGGCACGACCTGTTATTGCTAAg GCCATGGTTGATGTGGCCAAAGAAGTTGGAGCCGATGCTGTTTCTCATGGATGTACAGGAAAAGGAAATGACCAG GTCCGGTTTGAGCTCACTTTCTTTGCTCTGAATCCTGAAGTCAGTGTTGTTGCTCCTTGGAGGGAATGGGAAATAAAGGGAAGAGAAGATGCAATCGAATATGCTGTAAAGCATAATGTACCTGTTCCGGTGACAAAGAAATCCATATACAGCAGAGATAGGAATCTGTGGCACCTGAGTCATGAG GGGGATATCTTAGAAGATCCAGCGAATGAGCCTATGGAGGACATGTACATGATGACTGTTGACCCGAAAGAGGCACCGGATCAACCTGA GTACGTGAAGATTGGTATAGTTGAGGGTCTCCCCATTTCAATAAATGAACAGAAACTCGCTCCTGCATCTCTTCTCTCAGAGCTGAATGACATTGGTGGTAAGCATGGGATTGGCCGTGTAGATATGGTTGAAAATCGTCTGGTGGGAATGAAGAGTCGTGGGGTCTATGAAACTCCCGGTGGGACAATACTCTTCACAGCTGTGAGAGAACTCGAGTCTCTGACACTTGATCGTGAAACCATGCAGACGAAGGATTTCCTGGCCTTGAAGTACGCCGAGTTAGTATATGCTGGCAGATGGTTTGATCCACTTCGTGAGTCCATCGATGCTTTCATGAAGGAAATCACAAAAACTACTAGTGGATCAGTGACTCTCAAACTTTATAAAGGATCTGTAAGTGTAACCGGTAGGGAAAGTCCAAACAGTCTCTACAGACAAGACATCTCCTCGTTCGAGAGTGGGGAAATCTACAATCAAGCCGATGCTGCTGGTTTCATACGTCTCTATGGATTGCCAATGAGGGTCCACGCTATGCTTGACAAGAACCTGTAA
- the LOC142529987 gene encoding argininosuccinate synthase, chloroplastic-like isoform X6, which translates to MTSVQEVGVKSTEYDEDAVVQAGSNFGLTCSKDAAVRAVLASDKETEIASGMDGKTLPKKFNKVVLAYSGGLDTSVIVPWLRENYGCEVVCFTADVGQGIQELEGLEQKAKASGACQLVVKDLKEEFVRDFVFPCLRAGAIYERKYLLGTSMARPVIAKAMVDVAKEVGADAVSHGCTGKGNDQVRFELTFFALNPEVSVVAPWREWEIKGREDAIEYAVKHNVPVPVTKKSIYSRDRNLWHLSHEGDILEDPANEPMEDMYMMTVDPKEAPDQPEYVKIGIVEGLPISINEQKLAPASLLSELNDIGGKHGIGRVDMVENRLVGMKSRGVYETPGGTILFTAVRELESLTLDRETMQTKDFLALKYAELVYAGRWFDPLRESIDAFMKEITKTTSGSVTLKLYKGSVSVTGRESPNSLYRQDISSFESGEIYNQADAAGFIRLYGLPMRVHAMLDKNL; encoded by the exons ATGACTTCGGTACAAGAG GTAGGGGTGAAATCGACTGAATATGATGAGGATGCAGTTGTCCAAGCTGGATCTAACTTTGGTCTCACGTGTAGTAAGGATG CAGCTGTCCGAGCAGTTTTGGCTAGTGACAAAGAGACAGAGATTGCTAGTGGTATGGATGGAAAAACTTTGCCTAAAAAATTTAACAAAGTGGTCCTGGCATATAGCGGTGGTCTAGATACCTCTGTGATTGTGCCGTGGCTTAG GGAAAATTATGGCTGTGAAGTTGTTTGCTTCACTGCTGATGTTGGCCAA GGCATTCAAGAATTAGAAGGTCTGGAACAAAAGGCCAAGGCTAGTGGAGCGTGTCAACTAGTGGTGAAGGATTTGAAAGAGGAATTTGTGAGAGATTTTGTATTTCCTTGCTTGCGAGCTGGTGCTATctatgagagaaaatatttacTTGGGACTTCAATGGCACGACCTGTTATTGCTAAg GCCATGGTTGATGTGGCCAAAGAAGTTGGAGCCGATGCTGTTTCTCATGGATGTACAGGAAAAGGAAATGACCAG GTCCGGTTTGAGCTCACTTTCTTTGCTCTGAATCCTGAAGTCAGTGTTGTTGCTCCTTGGAGGGAATGGGAAATAAAGGGAAGAGAAGATGCAATCGAATATGCTGTAAAGCATAATGTACCTGTTCCGGTGACAAAGAAATCCATATACAGCAGAGATAGGAATCTGTGGCACCTGAGTCATGAG GGGGATATCTTAGAAGATCCAGCGAATGAGCCTATGGAGGACATGTACATGATGACTGTTGACCCGAAAGAGGCACCGGATCAACCTGA GTACGTGAAGATTGGTATAGTTGAGGGTCTCCCCATTTCAATAAATGAACAGAAACTCGCTCCTGCATCTCTTCTCTCAGAGCTGAATGACATTGGTGGTAAGCATGGGATTGGCCGTGTAGATATGGTTGAAAATCGTCTGGTGGGAATGAAGAGTCGTGGGGTCTATGAAACTCCCGGTGGGACAATACTCTTCACAGCTGTGAGAGAACTCGAGTCTCTGACACTTGATCGTGAAACCATGCAGACGAAGGATTTCCTGGCCTTGAAGTACGCCGAGTTAGTATATGCTGGCAGATGGTTTGATCCACTTCGTGAGTCCATCGATGCTTTCATGAAGGAAATCACAAAAACTACTAGTGGATCAGTGACTCTCAAACTTTATAAAGGATCTGTAAGTGTAACCGGTAGGGAAAGTCCAAACAGTCTCTACAGACAAGACATCTCCTCGTTCGAGAGTGGGGAAATCTACAATCAAGCCGATGCTGCTGGTTTCATACGTCTCTATGGATTGCCAATGAGGGTCCACGCTATGCTTGACAAGAACCTGTAA
- the LOC142529987 gene encoding argininosuccinate synthase, chloroplastic-like isoform X5 encodes MTSVQEVGVKSTEYDEDAVVQAGSNFGLTCSKDGKSLIAPHCLIPSAVRAVLASDKETEIASGMDGKTLPKKFNKVVLAYSGGLDTSVIVPWLRENYGCEVVCFTADVGQGIQELEGLEQKAKASGACQLVVKDLKEEFVRDFVFPCLRAGAIYERKYLLGTSMARPVIAKAMVDVAKEVGADAVSHGCTGKGNDQVRFELTFFALNPEVSVVAPWREWEIKGREDAIEYAVKHNVPVPVTKKSIYSRDRNLWHLSHEGDILEDPANEPMEDMYMMTVDPKEAPDQPEYVKIGIVEGLPISINEQKLAPASLLSELNDIGGKHGIGRVDMVENRLVGMKSRGVYETPGGTILFTAVRELESLTLDRETMQTKDFLALKYAELVYAGRWFDPLRESIDAFMKEITKTTSGSVTLKLYKGSVSVTGRESPNSLYRQDISSFESGEIYNQADAAGFIRLYGLPMRVHAMLDKNL; translated from the exons ATGACTTCGGTACAAGAG GTAGGGGTGAAATCGACTGAATATGATGAGGATGCAGTTGTCCAAGCTGGATCTAACTTTGGTCTCACGTGTAGTAAGGATGGTAAAAGTCTCATTGCTCCACACTGCTTGATTCCAT CAGCTGTCCGAGCAGTTTTGGCTAGTGACAAAGAGACAGAGATTGCTAGTGGTATGGATGGAAAAACTTTGCCTAAAAAATTTAACAAAGTGGTCCTGGCATATAGCGGTGGTCTAGATACCTCTGTGATTGTGCCGTGGCTTAG GGAAAATTATGGCTGTGAAGTTGTTTGCTTCACTGCTGATGTTGGCCAA GGCATTCAAGAATTAGAAGGTCTGGAACAAAAGGCCAAGGCTAGTGGAGCGTGTCAACTAGTGGTGAAGGATTTGAAAGAGGAATTTGTGAGAGATTTTGTATTTCCTTGCTTGCGAGCTGGTGCTATctatgagagaaaatatttacTTGGGACTTCAATGGCACGACCTGTTATTGCTAAg GCCATGGTTGATGTGGCCAAAGAAGTTGGAGCCGATGCTGTTTCTCATGGATGTACAGGAAAAGGAAATGACCAG GTCCGGTTTGAGCTCACTTTCTTTGCTCTGAATCCTGAAGTCAGTGTTGTTGCTCCTTGGAGGGAATGGGAAATAAAGGGAAGAGAAGATGCAATCGAATATGCTGTAAAGCATAATGTACCTGTTCCGGTGACAAAGAAATCCATATACAGCAGAGATAGGAATCTGTGGCACCTGAGTCATGAG GGGGATATCTTAGAAGATCCAGCGAATGAGCCTATGGAGGACATGTACATGATGACTGTTGACCCGAAAGAGGCACCGGATCAACCTGA GTACGTGAAGATTGGTATAGTTGAGGGTCTCCCCATTTCAATAAATGAACAGAAACTCGCTCCTGCATCTCTTCTCTCAGAGCTGAATGACATTGGTGGTAAGCATGGGATTGGCCGTGTAGATATGGTTGAAAATCGTCTGGTGGGAATGAAGAGTCGTGGGGTCTATGAAACTCCCGGTGGGACAATACTCTTCACAGCTGTGAGAGAACTCGAGTCTCTGACACTTGATCGTGAAACCATGCAGACGAAGGATTTCCTGGCCTTGAAGTACGCCGAGTTAGTATATGCTGGCAGATGGTTTGATCCACTTCGTGAGTCCATCGATGCTTTCATGAAGGAAATCACAAAAACTACTAGTGGATCAGTGACTCTCAAACTTTATAAAGGATCTGTAAGTGTAACCGGTAGGGAAAGTCCAAACAGTCTCTACAGACAAGACATCTCCTCGTTCGAGAGTGGGGAAATCTACAATCAAGCCGATGCTGCTGGTTTCATACGTCTCTATGGATTGCCAATGAGGGTCCACGCTATGCTTGACAAGAACCTGTAA
- the LOC142529987 gene encoding argininosuccinate synthase, chloroplastic-like isoform X3, translating to MQNLKKQRPPQTKPHRSSTPTPLHSTPLISVSASGSALNLIASEAAPSCSRYDIVHWPRKMTSVQEVGVKSTEYDEDAVVQAGSNFGLTCSKDAAVRAVLASDKETEIASGMDGKTLPKKFNKVVLAYSGGLDTSVIVPWLRENYGCEVVCFTADVGQGIQELEGLEQKAKASGACQLVVKDLKEEFVRDFVFPCLRAGAIYERKYLLGTSMARPVIAKAMVDVAKEVGADAVSHGCTGKGNDQVRFELTFFALNPEVSVVAPWREWEIKGREDAIEYAVKHNVPVPVTKKSIYSRDRNLWHLSHEGDILEDPANEPMEDMYMMTVDPKEAPDQPEYVKIGIVEGLPISINEQKLAPASLLSELNDIGGKHGIGRVDMVENRLVGMKSRGVYETPGGTILFTAVRELESLTLDRETMQTKDFLALKYAELVYAGRWFDPLRESIDAFMKEITKTTSGSVTLKLYKGSVSVTGRESPNSLYRQDISSFESGEIYNQADAAGFIRLYGLPMRVHAMLDKNL from the exons atgcaaaatttaaaaaaacaaaggCCACCACAAACCAAACCACACCGTTCCTCCACTCCCACTCCCCTCCACTCCACTCCACTGATCTCCGTCTCTG CTTCTGGTTCTGCGCTCAATTTGATCGCCAGCGAGGCCGCGCCGAGCTGCTCCCg GTACGATATTGTTCACTGGCCCAGAAAGATGACTTCGGTACAAGAG GTAGGGGTGAAATCGACTGAATATGATGAGGATGCAGTTGTCCAAGCTGGATCTAACTTTGGTCTCACGTGTAGTAAGGATG CAGCTGTCCGAGCAGTTTTGGCTAGTGACAAAGAGACAGAGATTGCTAGTGGTATGGATGGAAAAACTTTGCCTAAAAAATTTAACAAAGTGGTCCTGGCATATAGCGGTGGTCTAGATACCTCTGTGATTGTGCCGTGGCTTAG GGAAAATTATGGCTGTGAAGTTGTTTGCTTCACTGCTGATGTTGGCCAA GGCATTCAAGAATTAGAAGGTCTGGAACAAAAGGCCAAGGCTAGTGGAGCGTGTCAACTAGTGGTGAAGGATTTGAAAGAGGAATTTGTGAGAGATTTTGTATTTCCTTGCTTGCGAGCTGGTGCTATctatgagagaaaatatttacTTGGGACTTCAATGGCACGACCTGTTATTGCTAAg GCCATGGTTGATGTGGCCAAAGAAGTTGGAGCCGATGCTGTTTCTCATGGATGTACAGGAAAAGGAAATGACCAG GTCCGGTTTGAGCTCACTTTCTTTGCTCTGAATCCTGAAGTCAGTGTTGTTGCTCCTTGGAGGGAATGGGAAATAAAGGGAAGAGAAGATGCAATCGAATATGCTGTAAAGCATAATGTACCTGTTCCGGTGACAAAGAAATCCATATACAGCAGAGATAGGAATCTGTGGCACCTGAGTCATGAG GGGGATATCTTAGAAGATCCAGCGAATGAGCCTATGGAGGACATGTACATGATGACTGTTGACCCGAAAGAGGCACCGGATCAACCTGA GTACGTGAAGATTGGTATAGTTGAGGGTCTCCCCATTTCAATAAATGAACAGAAACTCGCTCCTGCATCTCTTCTCTCAGAGCTGAATGACATTGGTGGTAAGCATGGGATTGGCCGTGTAGATATGGTTGAAAATCGTCTGGTGGGAATGAAGAGTCGTGGGGTCTATGAAACTCCCGGTGGGACAATACTCTTCACAGCTGTGAGAGAACTCGAGTCTCTGACACTTGATCGTGAAACCATGCAGACGAAGGATTTCCTGGCCTTGAAGTACGCCGAGTTAGTATATGCTGGCAGATGGTTTGATCCACTTCGTGAGTCCATCGATGCTTTCATGAAGGAAATCACAAAAACTACTAGTGGATCAGTGACTCTCAAACTTTATAAAGGATCTGTAAGTGTAACCGGTAGGGAAAGTCCAAACAGTCTCTACAGACAAGACATCTCCTCGTTCGAGAGTGGGGAAATCTACAATCAAGCCGATGCTGCTGGTTTCATACGTCTCTATGGATTGCCAATGAGGGTCCACGCTATGCTTGACAAGAACCTGTAA
- the LOC142529987 gene encoding argininosuccinate synthase, chloroplastic-like isoform X1, protein MQNLKKQRPPQTKPHRSSTPTPLHSTPLISVSASGSALNLIASEAAPSCSRYDIVHWPRKMTSVQEVGVKSTEYDEDAVVQAGSNFGLTCSKDGKSLIAPHCLIPSAVRAVLASDKETEIASGMDGKTLPKKFNKVVLAYSGGLDTSVIVPWLRENYGCEVVCFTADVGQGIQELEGLEQKAKASGACQLVVKDLKEEFVRDFVFPCLRAGAIYERKYLLGTSMARPVIAKAMVDVAKEVGADAVSHGCTGKGNDQVRFELTFFALNPEVSVVAPWREWEIKGREDAIEYAVKHNVPVPVTKKSIYSRDRNLWHLSHEGDILEDPANEPMEDMYMMTVDPKEAPDQPEYVKIGIVEGLPISINEQKLAPASLLSELNDIGGKHGIGRVDMVENRLVGMKSRGVYETPGGTILFTAVRELESLTLDRETMQTKDFLALKYAELVYAGRWFDPLRESIDAFMKEITKTTSGSVTLKLYKGSVSVTGRESPNSLYRQDISSFESGEIYNQADAAGFIRLYGLPMRVHAMLDKNL, encoded by the exons atgcaaaatttaaaaaaacaaaggCCACCACAAACCAAACCACACCGTTCCTCCACTCCCACTCCCCTCCACTCCACTCCACTGATCTCCGTCTCTG CTTCTGGTTCTGCGCTCAATTTGATCGCCAGCGAGGCCGCGCCGAGCTGCTCCCg GTACGATATTGTTCACTGGCCCAGAAAGATGACTTCGGTACAAGAG GTAGGGGTGAAATCGACTGAATATGATGAGGATGCAGTTGTCCAAGCTGGATCTAACTTTGGTCTCACGTGTAGTAAGGATGGTAAAAGTCTCATTGCTCCACACTGCTTGATTCCAT CAGCTGTCCGAGCAGTTTTGGCTAGTGACAAAGAGACAGAGATTGCTAGTGGTATGGATGGAAAAACTTTGCCTAAAAAATTTAACAAAGTGGTCCTGGCATATAGCGGTGGTCTAGATACCTCTGTGATTGTGCCGTGGCTTAG GGAAAATTATGGCTGTGAAGTTGTTTGCTTCACTGCTGATGTTGGCCAA GGCATTCAAGAATTAGAAGGTCTGGAACAAAAGGCCAAGGCTAGTGGAGCGTGTCAACTAGTGGTGAAGGATTTGAAAGAGGAATTTGTGAGAGATTTTGTATTTCCTTGCTTGCGAGCTGGTGCTATctatgagagaaaatatttacTTGGGACTTCAATGGCACGACCTGTTATTGCTAAg GCCATGGTTGATGTGGCCAAAGAAGTTGGAGCCGATGCTGTTTCTCATGGATGTACAGGAAAAGGAAATGACCAG GTCCGGTTTGAGCTCACTTTCTTTGCTCTGAATCCTGAAGTCAGTGTTGTTGCTCCTTGGAGGGAATGGGAAATAAAGGGAAGAGAAGATGCAATCGAATATGCTGTAAAGCATAATGTACCTGTTCCGGTGACAAAGAAATCCATATACAGCAGAGATAGGAATCTGTGGCACCTGAGTCATGAG GGGGATATCTTAGAAGATCCAGCGAATGAGCCTATGGAGGACATGTACATGATGACTGTTGACCCGAAAGAGGCACCGGATCAACCTGA GTACGTGAAGATTGGTATAGTTGAGGGTCTCCCCATTTCAATAAATGAACAGAAACTCGCTCCTGCATCTCTTCTCTCAGAGCTGAATGACATTGGTGGTAAGCATGGGATTGGCCGTGTAGATATGGTTGAAAATCGTCTGGTGGGAATGAAGAGTCGTGGGGTCTATGAAACTCCCGGTGGGACAATACTCTTCACAGCTGTGAGAGAACTCGAGTCTCTGACACTTGATCGTGAAACCATGCAGACGAAGGATTTCCTGGCCTTGAAGTACGCCGAGTTAGTATATGCTGGCAGATGGTTTGATCCACTTCGTGAGTCCATCGATGCTTTCATGAAGGAAATCACAAAAACTACTAGTGGATCAGTGACTCTCAAACTTTATAAAGGATCTGTAAGTGTAACCGGTAGGGAAAGTCCAAACAGTCTCTACAGACAAGACATCTCCTCGTTCGAGAGTGGGGAAATCTACAATCAAGCCGATGCTGCTGGTTTCATACGTCTCTATGGATTGCCAATGAGGGTCCACGCTATGCTTGACAAGAACCTGTAA